Proteins co-encoded in one Paracrocinitomix mangrovi genomic window:
- a CDS encoding alpha-ketoglutarate-dependent dioxygenase AlkB yields the protein MHNCSMDGITFIENVIPNPEKLYEKLELSVNWDERMHARKTASYGVAYNYSQISYPFQEFTPELVGLLDLIEKHLGFRPNNCLINFYLDGKSTMGWHSDQTDILHDGTGVAIISLGDTRSLRFREIANKENKLDFPLPAGSLIYMTQEVQDLWHHSVPKSPESKGRMSLTFRRIK from the coding sequence ATGCACAATTGCAGTATGGACGGAATCACCTTCATAGAAAATGTAATCCCTAATCCTGAAAAACTCTACGAAAAACTAGAGCTTTCAGTCAATTGGGATGAACGCATGCACGCTCGAAAGACAGCAAGCTACGGAGTTGCATATAACTATTCACAAATCAGTTATCCTTTTCAAGAATTTACGCCTGAACTTGTTGGACTGCTTGATTTAATTGAAAAACATCTCGGTTTCAGACCGAATAATTGCTTAATCAACTTTTATCTTGACGGAAAGTCAACCATGGGTTGGCATTCGGATCAGACAGATATTTTGCATGACGGAACAGGTGTAGCAATTATTTCTCTTGGAGACACTCGGTCACTGAGATTCAGAGAAATTGCAAATAAAGAAAATAAATTAGACTTCCCATTACCAGCTGGATCACTGATTTATATGACACAGGAAGTTCAGGATCTTTGGCATCATTCTGTACCTAAATCGCCAGAAAGCAAAGGTAGAATGAGTCTGACATTTCGTAGAATTAAATAA
- a CDS encoding tetratricopeptide repeat protein has translation MISICESLVDKIENSKNPNLAVVSFADSLFTKRNYCLSYRIYSGCKQDAHVTSRINDIDKMVIHCDSDEEQYFAIIQTAEKYVKEGNHEKALLLFQRALAINPNDPYPKKRITDLGG, from the coding sequence ATGATCTCAATTTGCGAATCTTTGGTTGACAAAATTGAAAATTCAAAGAATCCAAATCTGGCAGTAGTCTCGTTCGCCGATTCTTTATTTACTAAAAGAAATTATTGCTTGTCATATCGAATTTATTCAGGATGTAAACAAGACGCTCATGTCACTTCTAGAATAAATGATATTGATAAAATGGTAATACATTGTGATTCAGATGAAGAGCAATATTTCGCAATTATTCAGACAGCAGAAAAATATGTTAAAGAAGGAAACCATGAAAAAGCATTACTGTTGTTTCAAAGAGCATTAGCTATTAATCCTAATGATCCATATCCAAAAAAGAGAATTACGGACTTAGGTGGTTAA
- a CDS encoding DUF2262 domain-containing protein: MNIFKSLFKPKGSIFEGLVDESGTGGVLDKGDTWTLFFSVLAYSENDSDLIEEKITVHKTTTQEKAKKLMNQIEPLSLLKFSGEIVQEKNRRKLIMNDLIDSNWKNEKFTSFIADRIKPVHFESSLFGQLTLERAYDWFSGTGTWCEHKVGINYSSQEHNAAKVEEFAKTVVSDQTEWSKKINSGIIKDLLNLKNTSWLEDDEPTISEQDFLDKISLETITFYDDGSFEFWYNDGDLFWGHSIQVDGSINDGIDRATIVG, encoded by the coding sequence ATGAACATATTTAAATCATTATTCAAACCTAAAGGCAGCATTTTCGAAGGACTAGTAGATGAATCTGGTACTGGAGGAGTTTTGGACAAAGGCGATACATGGACTCTATTTTTTTCAGTACTTGCATACAGTGAAAACGATTCTGACTTAATTGAGGAAAAAATTACAGTACATAAAACTACGACTCAAGAAAAGGCGAAAAAACTCATGAACCAAATTGAACCTTTGTCTTTGCTCAAATTTTCGGGCGAAATAGTCCAAGAAAAAAATAGACGGAAACTAATCATGAATGATCTTATCGATTCTAATTGGAAAAATGAGAAGTTCACAAGCTTTATTGCAGATAGAATTAAGCCTGTGCATTTTGAAAGTTCATTATTCGGACAATTGACTTTGGAAAGAGCATATGACTGGTTTAGTGGAACTGGAACTTGGTGTGAGCATAAGGTTGGAATTAATTACAGTTCGCAGGAACACAATGCTGCCAAGGTCGAAGAATTCGCAAAGACCGTTGTTTCAGACCAAACTGAATGGAGCAAGAAAATCAATTCAGGAATAATCAAGGATTTATTAAATCTAAAAAACACATCCTGGTTAGAAGATGATGAGCCGACAATTTCAGAACAAGATTTTCTAGACAAAATCTCATTGGAGACAATCACTTTTTATGATGATGGTTCATTCGAATTCTGGTACAATGATGGCGATTTATTCTGGGGACATTCCATTCAAGTTGACGGATCTATCAATGATGGCATTGACAGAGCAACCATAGTTGGATAA
- a CDS encoding toxin-antitoxin system YwqK family antitoxin yields the protein MKYVIVFIFLSFQLGTFCQLDTIWTLKNSKHHIGRIYSDSTLYQSFDLNYEEYSYFSPDSSKQIIIYETPSIHNDSIVEGVGTLSGDDYFRNGTVKTYYPNGNLKEIINYKSGLLNGKYELYYKSGNLAVTGQYLKHARIGKWKYFYNNQTVISQKEYNGTMTVCWVYPPTLESIYFSEGYTLIHSDEKIQTFKDTYCPGGYCSLTWINL from the coding sequence ATGAAGTACGTCATTGTTTTCATATTTCTTTCATTCCAACTTGGAACATTTTGTCAATTAGATACGATTTGGACATTGAAAAATAGCAAACATCATATAGGAAGAATCTATTCTGATAGTACTCTTTACCAATCATTTGATTTAAATTATGAAGAGTATTCTTACTTCAGCCCTGACTCAAGTAAGCAAATTATAATTTACGAAACACCAAGCATACATAATGATAGTATTGTAGAAGGTGTTGGGACATTATCAGGAGACGATTATTTCCGAAATGGGACAGTCAAGACTTATTATCCAAATGGTAATCTAAAAGAGATTATTAATTATAAAAGTGGGTTACTCAATGGAAAATATGAACTTTATTATAAATCAGGAAACCTTGCTGTAACCGGACAATACTTAAAACATGCCAGAATTGGAAAATGGAAATACTTTTATAATAATCAGACCGTGATTTCGCAAAAGGAATACAATGGCACCATGACTGTCTGCTGGGTTTATCCTCCAACATTAGAATCAATTTACTTTTCGGAAGGATATACATTAATCCATTCTGATGAAAAAATTCAGACTTTCAAAGACACTTACTGCCCTGGAGGTTACTGCAGTCTCACTTGGATCAATTTGTAA